TGGGAAAAACAGGTCCCCGCTTTAATTCACTCGCCCGCCTCTGCCGCCAGGGCGGAAAAGGAATTCGGTATTAATGACAGCGAACTTTTGGAAGCTGTTAGATACCATTCGATAGGATATGATGGCATGAGCAGGCTTACTTCGATAATTTTTTTGGCTGATAAGATAGATTCCTCCCGCAGCTATCCAGGTGTTGAAAGTGCAAGGAAAGCGGCCTTCCGCAGCCTTGATGAAGGTCTGATGAAGGTCTGCCGAAACACCATCGGATATCTGCTGGAAAATGATGTTTTGATCCATCCCAATACCCTTATTTTGAGAAATTCGTTATTGAGGAGGAAGGAGGCAGATGAATAGATTACAGGAACTCACCAGAAAACACTGGATTTTAATCGCTGCAGCTGTATTTTTTTTCGCTGTAGGATTGTTTTTTGGAAGCTCATTTAATTCAAATTTAACTTCTGCTGAAAATAATCCTTTCACCAGCTCCCGGGTTAATCTACTCATTTCAGGATACGATACCGATCATCACGGCATCAGCAGAACAGATGCGATGATGGTTGTCAGTATAGATCCGGAAAAAGAGGATATGAGCATAGTTTCTGTCCCCCGGGATTCCCGGGTCAATATTCCCGATCGGGGAATAAATAAGGCAAATTCAGCCTACGCTTTTGGTGGAATAGATCTGACAATTGAAACTCTGGAAAGCCTATTAAAAATACCGATTGATTATTATGTAAATCTCGATTTTCAGGGGTTTGTAAGTGTTGTAGATGCTATAGGAGGAGTTGAAATTGAAATAGAACAGAGGATGGAATACCAGGATGAAGCCGGTAATCTGCATATAAATTTCGAACCCGGGAAAAAAACTCTGGATGGAGAAGAAGCTCTTGAATACGTTCGTTTTCGAGAACCAGCCAGAGGAGATATAGGCAGAATAAATCGCCAGCAAAAATTTGTCCGGGCAGTTCTGCAGAGAGTATCACGTCCGGGTATTGTATTTGATACGCCAGAAATTTTAAACGAGGGATTAAATTCAATTTATACAGATATGGATATTACAGAAGCTATTTCTCTATCGAGAATTATCATGAACTTAGAACTGGATGAAGTTGAAACCCTGAAATTACCCGGTCGTCCGGAATATATCGATGGGGTCAGCTACTGGGTTATAGATGAAGCAGAGAAAAACGAGTTAATTGAAGACCACTTTCGCTGTGAGGATCAGAGGGAAAATCAAAATATTGATCTTCACATACTAAACGGAACTGGAACTCCCGGCCTGGCAGGAGATGTTGCTCGCGAAATGGAGAAATTTGGATTTAATATAAACAGTATCGGCAACTCCGATAGTTTTGACCATACAGATACAGAAGTCTTTTTTACAGACGAGGCCGATAGAGATACTGCTCGAGAAATTGCTGAATATCTGCAGGGCAAGCCGGTAATTTTGAGCTCGGACGCCGAAGATGCTGATTATCCGGCTGGAGAAGGCCAGATTATAATAATTTTAGGAAAAAATTCTCTCGAATCAGATAAAATATAGGAGGGTGATCATATTTGAAAGCCGAAAATTCTGCCAGAGAAAAAGCGCTTAAAATAGCCGAAATAGCTGAGGACAAAAAGGCTGATGGCATTGTGGTTCTCGAAGTTATAAAAATGACTCCCATTGCTGACTTTTTTGTGATATGCAGCGGCAGCAGCGAGAAACAGGTGGATGCTATAGCCAGAGAGATCGAAGATGAAATGGCGGAACAGGAAATAATGCCCTACAGAATGGCGGGAAGAGATCAATCGCGCTGGAAGCTGCTCGATTATGAGGATGTAATTGTTCACGTCTTTCATTCTGAGGAAAGAAGATTTTATAATCTGGAGAGATTATGGGCGGATGCTGAAAAAATTCTGGAGGAAAACTCAGAACAGGTTTGAGCCGGGTTTTCTTTAAAATTAATGAGCTGACTTGACAAATTAAACGAGCCTTTTTATAATCTAATTAGCCTCTCAAAATAAAAATGCCAAAGGCCTGGAGGGAAAGCAGTAAACCGATATATTGTCCAAATTGTCCCGGTTGAACTCGTTCCTGAGCTCGGGAAAATGAAACCTTCACCAGTAGTTTTCCCGCGTCTGACTGCGTTAAAGTTATGAGTGGGTTTTTTATTGCTTTTGGTCAGTCCGAATCATCTTATGCTGAGGCCAAGCTGGGTGGTACCACGGGTAACTTCTTCTCGTCCTGGTTACGAGGAGATTTTTTTATTTGATAGTCACAATTACGAAAGGGGAGAATAAGGTATGTCCTTTGAATATAATTTTACCCAGATCGAAGAGAAATGGCAGAAAGAATGGGAAGGTAAAAGCCTTTATGAGACATCTGAAGATTCTCAGGCCGAAAGTTTTTATGCTCTGGAGATGTTCCCCTATCCCTCCGGAAGACTCCATATGGGACATGTTAGAGTGTATTCTATCGGCGATGTCATGGCCCGCTTTAAAAGGATGAGAGGATATAATGTGCTTCATCCCATGGGCTGGGATGCTTTCGGACTTCCAGCTGAAAATGCTGCTATCGAGCACGGAAATATCCATCCTCACGATTGGACCTGGGATAATATCGATCA
Above is a genomic segment from Halarsenatibacter silvermanii containing:
- a CDS encoding LCP family protein yields the protein MNRLQELTRKHWILIAAAVFFFAVGLFFGSSFNSNLTSAENNPFTSSRVNLLISGYDTDHHGISRTDAMMVVSIDPEKEDMSIVSVPRDSRVNIPDRGINKANSAYAFGGIDLTIETLESLLKIPIDYYVNLDFQGFVSVVDAIGGVEIEIEQRMEYQDEAGNLHINFEPGKKTLDGEEALEYVRFREPARGDIGRINRQQKFVRAVLQRVSRPGIVFDTPEILNEGLNSIYTDMDITEAISLSRIIMNLELDEVETLKLPGRPEYIDGVSYWVIDEAEKNELIEDHFRCEDQRENQNIDLHILNGTGTPGLAGDVAREMEKFGFNINSIGNSDSFDHTDTEVFFTDEADRDTAREIAEYLQGKPVILSSDAEDADYPAGEGQIIIILGKNSLESDKI
- the yqeK gene encoding bis(5'-nucleosyl)-tetraphosphatase (symmetrical) YqeK, with translation MLDNNKLLVKVKKCLDEKRFNHSLSTAEMAQKLAEEYSYDTEKAYQAGLLHDICRGCSLSRLELWISESRWQLDIWEKQVPALIHSPASAARAEKEFGINDSELLEAVRYHSIGYDGMSRLTSIIFLADKIDSSRSYPGVESARKAAFRSLDEGLMKVCRNTIGYLLENDVLIHPNTLILRNSLLRRKEADE
- the rsfS gene encoding ribosome silencing factor → MKAENSAREKALKIAEIAEDKKADGIVVLEVIKMTPIADFFVICSGSSEKQVDAIAREIEDEMAEQEIMPYRMAGRDQSRWKLLDYEDVIVHVFHSEERRFYNLERLWADAEKILEENSEQV